A genome region from Flavobacteriales bacterium includes the following:
- a CDS encoding PUR family DNA/RNA-binding protein has protein sequence MEGKERRDQEDIYSKILRAGRRTYFFDVRSTRANDYYLTITESKKFTNDDGSFHYKKHKIYLYKEDFEGFRDMLQETTDFILNEKGDEIITEAQHNGESHSPKEAVEAVKNGKSSDKFTDVSFDDI, from the coding sequence ATGGAAGGAAAAGAAAGAAGGGATCAGGAGGATATTTATTCCAAGATCCTACGTGCAGGAAGAAGGACTTATTTTTTCGATGTTCGATCGACCAGAGCGAACGATTATTACCTCACCATTACCGAGAGTAAGAAGTTTACCAACGACGACGGATCATTCCACTACAAAAAGCATAAGATTTATCTCTACAAAGAGGATTTTGAAGGATTTCGCGATATGCTTCAGGAAACCACTGATTTCATTCTGAATGAAAAGGGCGACGAGATCATCACCGAAGCACAACACAACGGTGAAAGCCACTCCCCGAAAGAGGCTGTAGAGGCCGTTAAAAACGGTAAGAGCTCGGACAAATTCACCGACGTAAGTTTCGACGACATCTAG
- a CDS encoding DoxX family membrane protein, protein MSLAIILHDAQQVLSPSIFEQTIVIQIMVALFLGILFMESGTDKIFDWKGNVEFLRGHFDDTGLREMVPFLLGIVTLVELAAGLLSSLGVVQLIFYDDNSYAFYGAAVSALALIMLFFGQRIAKDYKGAATLATYFILTLVGMFILNY, encoded by the coding sequence ATGTCACTAGCTATTATTCTTCATGACGCCCAACAGGTCTTGAGCCCGTCGATCTTTGAGCAGACCATTGTGATTCAAATTATGGTAGCCCTTTTTTTGGGCATTTTATTCATGGAGTCGGGCACGGATAAGATTTTTGACTGGAAGGGCAACGTCGAGTTCTTGAGGGGGCATTTTGACGATACCGGATTAAGAGAAATGGTTCCTTTTTTACTTGGTATTGTTACGCTGGTTGAACTCGCGGCCGGATTACTGAGTTCTCTGGGGGTCGTTCAATTGATCTTCTACGATGACAATTCATATGCATTTTATGGAGCAGCGGTCTCGGCTTTGGCCCTGATCATGCTGTTCTTTGGCCAACGCATCGCAAAAGACTACAAAGGCGCCGCTACTTTGGCTACATATTTCATTTTGACCTTGGTCGGGATGTTCATTTTGAACTATTAG
- a CDS encoding T9SS type A sorting domain-containing protein: protein MKKLLFAIALTGGFLVQGQSHQHGVEPCGTQQAYEDLMERYPDLEIRRDALIQNSFRTSSTGDTVLVIPVVFHVLHEYGTENISKTRILNEIDRMNEYFEKLNADTTQIVPAFQGLIGKANIEFRLATKDPAGNCTDGINRIATQEAQFGDYASKVDQWAPDRYLNIYTAKVAGSGSTGPGLTLAYATFPGTIFWYDGIMCRADAVFGGSNDDGWTLNHEAGHYLGLLHPWGSGQVDIECGDDGISDTPMTAGSFACDLDKDDCNPGTIENVQNFMDYADCGLPQMFTTEQASVMREQLIFERPILPTPSNMAFTGTDVTSAPECVPVADFHPGRTFACVGDNVQFFDDSYQANGYTLAWTFPGGTPATSSDANPNVVFNSAGWKDVTLTVTNAQGSSTAVKQAVHISPSWAVFGPDHVESFEDEKGYYWRMENFLDNEQEFTIEGQAASDGAKSVRLKNWKNVNPGAQIPSPEAWYYDRLGGRVDRLVSPPYDLSFVQSGDLVFDFAYATNAAFPDDITERLRVLVSVNCGVTWSTRLTLDEGDLVTGGSAGGTNFIPSSSDWATQTVNIGTVSGYDHVMFMFEFISGDLSNNLYIDNIRFDAVVSIDENELRATNLSVYPNPAEDRLFIELPAVNGNETLMIYNTAGQLVYETSAEANVTKMEVEVADWAKGIYHVQWVSPSNTLQSKFVH from the coding sequence ATGAAGAAACTACTATTCGCTATCGCCCTCACGGGTGGATTCTTGGTGCAGGGTCAATCGCACCAGCACGGGGTCGAGCCATGTGGTACACAACAGGCATACGAAGATTTGATGGAGCGCTATCCTGATTTGGAGATCCGCCGTGACGCCCTTATCCAAAACAGTTTCAGAACGTCATCTACGGGAGATACTGTATTGGTAATCCCGGTGGTTTTTCACGTTTTACATGAATACGGTACAGAGAACATCTCAAAAACGCGCATCTTGAATGAGATTGATCGCATGAACGAGTATTTCGAGAAGCTCAACGCCGATACTACACAGATCGTTCCGGCCTTTCAAGGATTGATCGGAAAGGCTAACATTGAGTTCCGCCTTGCGACAAAAGATCCCGCGGGGAACTGTACGGATGGTATCAACCGTATTGCAACTCAAGAAGCTCAATTTGGTGACTACGCATCAAAAGTGGATCAATGGGCTCCTGATCGCTATTTGAACATTTACACCGCCAAGGTTGCTGGCTCTGGAAGTACTGGGCCGGGTCTTACATTGGCCTACGCGACTTTCCCCGGCACTATTTTCTGGTACGACGGAATTATGTGTCGCGCCGATGCCGTTTTCGGTGGTAGCAACGACGATGGTTGGACCTTGAATCACGAAGCCGGACACTACTTGGGTCTCTTGCACCCTTGGGGTTCTGGGCAGGTAGACATCGAGTGTGGTGATGATGGTATTTCAGATACTCCGATGACTGCCGGATCTTTTGCTTGCGACTTAGACAAAGACGATTGTAATCCAGGAACCATTGAAAACGTTCAGAACTTCATGGACTACGCTGATTGTGGACTGCCGCAAATGTTTACCACAGAACAGGCTTCTGTGATGCGCGAACAATTGATTTTTGAGCGTCCAATTTTGCCAACTCCAAGTAACATGGCCTTTACGGGAACCGATGTTACATCGGCTCCTGAATGCGTACCGGTTGCAGATTTTCATCCTGGACGCACTTTTGCTTGTGTTGGTGATAACGTTCAGTTCTTCGACGATAGCTATCAAGCGAATGGTTATACTCTTGCATGGACCTTCCCGGGTGGAACGCCAGCAACGTCATCAGATGCTAACCCGAATGTAGTTTTCAACTCAGCGGGATGGAAAGATGTTACCTTGACTGTGACGAACGCACAAGGTTCTTCCACTGCCGTGAAGCAGGCGGTGCACATTTCTCCATCTTGGGCAGTATTTGGACCCGACCATGTTGAAAGCTTCGAAGACGAAAAAGGATACTACTGGCGAATGGAGAACTTCTTGGATAACGAGCAAGAGTTCACTATCGAAGGTCAGGCAGCAAGCGACGGTGCTAAAAGTGTCCGTTTGAAGAACTGGAAGAATGTAAACCCGGGAGCTCAAATTCCTTCTCCAGAGGCATGGTACTACGACCGTTTAGGTGGACGTGTTGACCGTTTGGTTTCTCCACCTTACGATCTTTCTTTTGTTCAGAGTGGTGATTTAGTATTTGACTTCGCTTATGCTACGAACGCTGCCTTCCCGGATGATATTACGGAGAGACTCCGCGTGTTGGTGTCTGTCAATTGCGGCGTCACTTGGTCTACTCGCTTGACCTTGGATGAGGGCGATTTGGTTACTGGCGGAAGCGCTGGAGGTACTAATTTCATTCCTTCATCAAGTGATTGGGCTACTCAAACCGTAAACATTGGAACGGTATCAGGTTATGATCACGTTATGTTTATGTTCGAGTTTATATCAGGTGACCTGAGTAACAACTTGTACATTGATAATATCCGTTTTGATGCTGTAGTATCGATCGACGAGAACGAGTTGCGCGCTACGAATTTGAGCGTATATCCGAATCCGGCCGAAGATCGCTTGTTCATCGAGCTTCCGGCTGTAAACGGGAACGAAACACTGATGATCTACAATACGGCTGGTCAATTGGTCTACGAAACCTCAGCTGAAGCCAATGTGACTAAAATGGAAGTCGAAGTAGCAGACTGGGCCAAAGGAATTTACCACGTTCAGTGGGTAAGTCCATCGAACACGCTTCAGTCTAAATTCGTTCACTAA